In the genome of Leptospira licerasiae serovar Varillal str. VAR 010, one region contains:
- a CDS encoding ParB N-terminal domain-containing protein — MKIRVSDIKVKNRIRKDLGDLQGLKSSIQNLGLLHPIIIDLDNKLVSGERRLECVKLLGWEYVDVRIVDVRSKKERVLIEAEENNVRLPFTPEEQERAQKLLRRYSHTGILGRLFAWLLDLWEWFWSWLFKN; from the coding sequence ATGAAAATTCGGGTCTCCGATATTAAGGTAAAGAACCGCATTCGTAAAGATTTAGGCGACTTACAAGGTCTAAAATCTTCCATACAAAACTTAGGGCTTTTGCATCCGATCATTATCGACCTGGACAATAAATTAGTCTCTGGCGAAAGACGCCTGGAATGTGTAAAACTTCTGGGCTGGGAATATGTTGATGTCCGAATCGTAGATGTACGAAGTAAAAAAGAAAGAGTTCTGATCGAAGCCGAAGAAAACAATGTACGGCTACCGTTTACCCCGGAAGAACAAGAAAGGGCCCAAAAGCTATTAAGAAGATATTCCCATACTGGGATCCTTGGTAGATTATTTGCCTGGTTATTGGATCTTTGGGAATGGTTTTGGTCCTGGCTTTTCAAAAACTAA
- the metK gene encoding methionine adenosyltransferase, with protein MSLQDFIFTSESVSEGHPDKVCDQISDAILDAYLAQDPKSRVACESLVTTNLVVIAGEVTSKGKIDAAEIARNVIKEIGYNDISLGFDAEFAVVSSHIHAQSPDISQGVTEGEGLFKEQGAGDQGLMFGFAIDETPELMPMPIYYSHELVKHLAGLRHTGKLNWLRPDAKSQVTVEYKNGKPTRVDTVVISTQHTPEVSHKQIEESVIEECIKKVIPANFLKDTKYFINPTGQFIIGGPHGDTGLTGRKIIVDTYGGYGRHGGGAFSGKDPSKVDRSAAYMGRYIAKNVVAAGLASQCEVQLAYAIGVAEPVSVHVDTFGTGKLSEEEIVKRIRANFKLTPRGITESLQLLEKGRKYRETAAYGHFGRSGETFTWERTDKAGALKG; from the coding sequence ATGTCCCTTCAAGACTTCATCTTTACCTCGGAATCCGTATCGGAAGGACATCCGGACAAGGTTTGCGATCAAATTTCCGACGCAATTCTGGACGCTTATTTAGCACAGGATCCAAAATCTAGGGTAGCCTGCGAGTCCCTGGTAACTACTAATTTAGTGGTTATCGCAGGAGAAGTTACCAGCAAAGGAAAAATCGACGCTGCCGAGATCGCAAGAAACGTAATCAAAGAGATCGGTTATAACGATATTTCTCTAGGATTTGATGCAGAGTTCGCGGTAGTTTCCTCTCATATTCACGCCCAAAGTCCTGACATTTCTCAAGGTGTTACCGAGGGAGAAGGTCTTTTTAAAGAGCAAGGAGCCGGCGACCAAGGTTTGATGTTCGGGTTTGCTATCGACGAGACTCCTGAACTAATGCCTATGCCTATCTACTATTCTCACGAGTTAGTCAAACATCTGGCTGGATTACGTCATACCGGTAAATTGAATTGGTTACGTCCTGATGCTAAGTCTCAGGTAACTGTTGAATACAAAAATGGAAAACCTACTCGTGTGGATACCGTGGTAATTTCCACCCAGCATACTCCAGAAGTTTCCCATAAACAGATTGAGGAATCCGTAATTGAAGAATGTATTAAGAAGGTAATCCCGGCTAACTTCTTGAAAGACACGAAATATTTTATCAACCCAACCGGACAGTTCATCATTGGCGGGCCTCACGGGGATACAGGTCTAACCGGGCGTAAGATTATCGTGGATACTTACGGCGGCTACGGAAGACATGGTGGTGGAGCATTCTCCGGAAAAGATCCATCCAAAGTGGACCGTTCCGCAGCTTATATGGGTAGATATATCGCGAAAAACGTGGTAGCAGCCGGACTTGCTTCTCAATGCGAGGTGCAGTTGGCATATGCGATCGGAGTGGCAGAACCTGTTTCGGTTCACGTGGACACTTTCGGAACAGGTAAACTTTCCGAAGAAGAGATCGTAAAAAGAATTAGAGCTAACTTCAAACTGACTCCAAGAGGGATCACCGAGTCCTTACAATTATTGGAGAAAGGAAGAAAATACAGGGAAACCGCAGCTTACGGACATTTCGGAAGAAGTGGAGAAACATTTACCTGGGAAAGAACCGATAAAGCAGGAGCATTGAAAGGTTAA
- a CDS encoding adenylate/guanylate cyclase domain-containing protein, whose translation MVHSSILFYPRVDPILVLYKSSTDSDFYLGIITFLLLSDSVENNKKRLNQKWKGVFWGAMPIKDYLPKFLCNILEITDRNKMDDSVRKVLENEEIIGAYVSNAFRYLLLLFFAAQLALNWKTGDAIINGIAFTLFTAVTIGHSYVIRTCTHWAIKGFSYLALVADFFVISSLLLYYTLHQNSFDLGFAIKNPIMNFLLFPLAFSLIQFRLRYVVLSVILFYMVYFGIFSYALLYDKMVFAKDWGDYVMGPNVLFTDALFGRPMVYLILAFFFAFGILRTLIMIRRIGEGEAQRSLLSRYFSPGMVEEMMTNPDVLEGRRQTATILFTDIRNFTALSENMDPLELSRFLSSIRETLTDCVFEFGGTLDKYIGDAVMATFGTPYPSADPASDAIRALQCGQRMLEKLGEFNKNREAKGLEPVRIGIGIHTGEVFSGNIETSRRAEFTVIGDAVNTASRIESLTKNFGKELLVSEETWKLAGANFIGETLPPVQVKGKEKPVTVVAVGA comes from the coding sequence ATGGTTCATTCTTCTATCCTGTTCTATCCAAGGGTTGACCCGATCTTGGTTTTGTATAAAAGTTCCACCGATTCGGATTTTTATTTAGGAATTATAACATTCCTTTTGTTATCCGATTCAGTCGAAAACAATAAGAAACGATTGAATCAAAAATGGAAAGGAGTATTTTGGGGAGCTATGCCTATCAAAGATTATCTACCTAAGTTTCTTTGTAATATTCTGGAAATAACGGATCGCAATAAAATGGACGATTCGGTCCGTAAAGTTTTGGAAAACGAAGAGATCATAGGCGCCTATGTGTCCAATGCCTTTCGATATTTGCTTCTTCTATTTTTTGCGGCCCAGTTGGCCTTAAATTGGAAAACCGGAGACGCAATCATAAACGGGATCGCGTTTACACTTTTCACTGCAGTCACAATTGGACACTCTTACGTAATACGCACCTGCACTCATTGGGCGATCAAAGGATTTTCTTATCTTGCTTTGGTAGCGGACTTTTTTGTGATCAGTTCTTTGTTATTATATTATACTCTTCACCAAAATTCGTTCGATCTAGGATTTGCTATCAAAAATCCAATCATGAACTTTCTGCTCTTCCCTCTCGCGTTTTCATTGATCCAGTTCAGATTAAGATACGTGGTCTTAAGCGTTATCCTATTTTACATGGTCTATTTCGGGATCTTTTCCTATGCGTTATTGTATGATAAGATGGTATTCGCAAAAGATTGGGGAGACTATGTAATGGGTCCGAACGTTCTTTTCACGGATGCATTATTCGGAAGGCCTATGGTCTATCTGATCCTGGCATTCTTTTTCGCTTTCGGGATCTTGAGGACTCTGATCATGATAAGACGAATCGGAGAAGGAGAAGCACAAAGATCACTACTATCTCGTTACTTCTCTCCCGGAATGGTTGAGGAAATGATGACTAATCCAGACGTCTTGGAAGGAAGAAGACAAACCGCCACAATATTATTCACCGATATCCGCAACTTCACTGCTCTTTCGGAAAATATGGATCCTCTCGAACTAAGTAGATTTCTTTCTTCCATTAGAGAAACATTAACCGATTGTGTTTTCGAATTCGGCGGGACCCTGGACAAATATATAGGCGACGCAGTCATGGCAACATTCGGAACTCCCTATCCTTCTGCCGATCCTGCCTCGGATGCAATCCGTGCGTTACAATGCGGACAGAGGATGTTGGAAAAATTAGGAGAATTTAATAAGAACAGAGAAGCCAAAGGACTGGAACCTGTAAGGATCGGGATCGGGATCCATACGGGAGAAGTTTTCTCCGGAAATATTGAAACAAGCAGAAGAGCAGAATTCACCGTAATCGGAGACGCAGTCAACACTGCTTCCAGAATAGAATCTCTTACTAAAAACTTCGGAAAAGAACTATTGGTCTCCGAAGAAACCTGGAAACTAGCGGGGGCGAACTTTATAGGAGAAACTCTTCCTCCAGTACAAGTAAAAGGAAAAGAAAAACCGGTGACTGTAGTAGCTGTCGGAGCTTAA
- the groL gene encoding chaperonin GroEL (60 kDa chaperone family; promotes refolding of misfolded polypeptides especially under stressful conditions; forms two stacked rings of heptamers to form a barrel-shaped 14mer; ends can be capped by GroES; misfolded proteins enter the barrel where they are refolded when GroES binds): protein MAKIIEYDETARRKLLEGVNKLANAVKVTLGPKGRNVVIDKKFGSPTITKDGVTVAKEIELEDSIENMGAQMVKEVSTKTNDVAGDGTTTATILAQSIVNEGLKNVTAGANPMALKHGIDKAVNAAVESIKKRSVKIENKKDIANVATISANNDKDIGNLIADAMDKVGKDGVITVEEAKSIETTLDVVEGMQFDRGYVSPYMVTDPEAMIATLSDPYILIYDKKISSMRDLLPVLEKVAQAGRPLVIIAEEVEGEALATIVVNTLRKTISCVAVKAPGFGDRRKAMLEDIAILTGGQVISEDLGMKLENATVQQLGRAKKVTVDKENTTIIEGQGASKDIQGRVGQIKKQIEDTTSEYDREKLQERLAKLAGGVAVIHVGAATEVEMKEKKHRVEDALSATRAAVEEGIVPGGGLTLLKAQEAVAALKLEGDEATGAKIIFRALEEPIRMITSNAGLEGSVIVEQAKGKKGNEGFNALTMVWEDLLQAGVVDPAKVVRSALQNAASIGSMLLTTEVTITDKPEKDGGGMPPMGGMGGMGGMGGMM, encoded by the coding sequence ATGGCAAAAATTATCGAGTATGATGAAACAGCTAGACGCAAACTTTTAGAAGGCGTTAACAAACTTGCAAACGCTGTAAAAGTTACCCTTGGTCCTAAGGGAAGAAACGTAGTAATCGACAAAAAATTCGGATCTCCAACCATCACTAAGGACGGAGTTACCGTAGCAAAAGAAATCGAACTAGAAGATTCCATCGAGAACATGGGCGCTCAGATGGTAAAAGAAGTTTCCACAAAAACAAATGATGTTGCCGGAGACGGAACTACCACTGCTACTATTCTCGCTCAATCAATCGTTAACGAAGGATTGAAAAACGTTACTGCCGGTGCTAACCCAATGGCACTTAAACACGGTATCGATAAAGCGGTTAATGCAGCAGTTGAAAGTATCAAAAAACGTTCCGTTAAGATCGAAAACAAAAAAGACATCGCTAACGTTGCAACTATCTCTGCAAACAACGACAAGGATATAGGGAATCTGATCGCAGATGCTATGGACAAAGTCGGAAAAGACGGAGTTATCACTGTTGAAGAAGCAAAATCAATCGAAACCACTTTAGACGTGGTAGAAGGTATGCAATTCGACCGTGGATACGTTTCTCCGTATATGGTAACGGATCCGGAAGCAATGATCGCTACTTTAAGTGATCCTTATATCCTAATTTACGACAAAAAGATCTCTTCTATGAGAGACCTTCTTCCTGTATTGGAAAAAGTTGCTCAAGCAGGAAGACCTTTAGTTATTATCGCGGAAGAAGTTGAAGGAGAAGCTCTTGCTACTATCGTAGTAAACACTCTTCGTAAAACAATCTCTTGCGTGGCTGTTAAAGCTCCTGGTTTCGGAGATCGTCGTAAAGCGATGTTAGAAGATATCGCGATCCTTACTGGCGGACAAGTGATTTCGGAAGACCTAGGAATGAAACTGGAAAACGCAACAGTTCAACAACTGGGACGCGCTAAAAAAGTTACCGTGGATAAAGAAAACACCACCATCATCGAAGGACAAGGTGCTTCTAAAGATATCCAAGGCCGCGTAGGTCAGATCAAAAAACAGATCGAAGATACTACTTCCGAGTACGATCGTGAAAAATTGCAGGAACGTTTGGCGAAACTTGCCGGCGGTGTTGCAGTGATCCATGTTGGTGCAGCTACAGAAGTAGAAATGAAAGAGAAAAAACACCGTGTGGAAGACGCACTTTCGGCTACTCGCGCAGCAGTAGAAGAAGGGATCGTTCCTGGTGGTGGATTAACTCTTTTAAAAGCACAAGAAGCAGTTGCCGCTCTTAAATTAGAAGGCGACGAGGCTACTGGAGCAAAGATCATCTTCCGCGCATTAGAAGAACCGATCCGTATGATCACTTCTAACGCAGGTCTGGAAGGATCCGTGATCGTAGAGCAAGCAAAAGGTAAAAAAGGAAACGAAGGTTTTAACGCTCTTACTATGGTTTGGGAAGACCTTCTTCAAGCTGGAGTCGTAGACCCTGCGAAAGTAGTTCGTTCCGCACTCCAAAACGCTGCTTCTATCGGATCAATGTTGTTAACTACAGAAGTTACAATCACCGACAAACCTGAAAAAGACGGTGGCGGAATGCCTCCTATGGGTGGAATGGGCGGTATGGGAGGAATGGGCGGCATGATGTAA
- a CDS encoding DUF962 domain-containing protein has translation MTENKKYETLQEFWPFYLREHSNKMNRVFHFIGTTCALVFIVSAIFYLNAWYLLGALFSGYLFAWIGHFFLEKNRPATFIYPFKSFVSDWRMYFYTITGQLGKELEKAGVK, from the coding sequence ATGACCGAAAATAAAAAATACGAAACCCTGCAGGAATTCTGGCCATTTTATCTAAGAGAACATTCGAACAAAATGAATCGGGTATTCCATTTTATAGGAACCACATGTGCCCTTGTGTTTATAGTTTCTGCAATCTTCTATTTAAACGCTTGGTACTTATTGGGAGCGTTGTTTAGCGGATACCTGTTCGCATGGATCGGGCATTTTTTCTTAGAAAAAAACCGTCCTGCTACTTTTATATATCCGTTCAAATCCTTTGTAAGCGATTGGAGAATGTATTTTTATACGATCACCGGTCAATTAGGTAAGGAACTCGAAAAGGCAGGAGTGAAGTAA
- the groES gene encoding co-chaperone GroES, which yields MAIKPLGDRVLVEPKQDAEEKIGSIFVPDTAKEKPQEGKVVEVGSGRYEDGKLVPLEVKAGDVVLYGKYSGTEIKSDGKEYLIIRESDILAIVKK from the coding sequence ATGGCGATTAAACCACTGGGCGACCGTGTTCTGGTTGAACCTAAACAAGACGCCGAAGAAAAAATCGGCAGCATCTTCGTTCCTGATACTGCGAAAGAAAAGCCGCAAGAGGGAAAAGTTGTAGAGGTAGGAAGCGGACGTTATGAAGACGGGAAGCTTGTTCCTTTAGAAGTTAAAGCTGGTGATGTCGTTCTATACGGCAAATATTCCGGAACTGAAATTAAATCTGACGGCAAAGAATACCTGATCATTCGCGAAAGCGACATTCTTGCCATCGTGAAAAAGTAA
- the lipL32 gene encoding major surface lipoprotein LipL32, with protein MKKSSILIISTAIMVSFAACIGGLPGLQSNFSVGEQDIPGVGVKKLFAPYSETVNYWGYIKPGQAADAVVNGKKSYFLYIWVPAAIVELGVRLISPTGEIGEPSSGDFVSEAFKAATPEEKSMPNWFDTWIRVERLAAIMPNQIEGAAKGKALQNLGDNDDGDDTYNEERHNKYNSLLRIQIPNIPKSLDELKNIDTKKLLVRGLYRITFTTYKVGEVKGSFVATVGVLGPPGVPGLSPILHANPAELQKLAVDAEEKLKAAVAGDKK; from the coding sequence ATGAAAAAATCTTCGATCCTTATAATCTCCACCGCTATAATGGTCAGCTTTGCTGCATGTATCGGTGGACTCCCCGGCCTACAAAGTAATTTCTCGGTCGGAGAGCAAGACATTCCAGGAGTAGGAGTTAAGAAGCTTTTCGCACCTTATTCTGAAACTGTGAACTATTGGGGATACATCAAACCAGGACAAGCCGCTGACGCAGTAGTAAACGGAAAGAAATCATATTTCCTTTATATTTGGGTTCCAGCAGCTATCGTTGAACTAGGTGTTCGCTTAATTTCCCCTACCGGAGAAATCGGTGAGCCATCTAGCGGCGACTTCGTGAGCGAGGCTTTCAAAGCTGCAACTCCAGAAGAAAAAAGCATGCCGAACTGGTTCGATACTTGGATTCGCGTAGAGCGCTTAGCAGCTATTATGCCGAACCAAATCGAAGGAGCAGCTAAAGGAAAAGCTCTTCAAAATCTTGGCGACAATGATGATGGAGACGATACTTACAATGAAGAGCGTCACAACAAGTACAACTCTTTACTTCGTATCCAAATTCCTAATATTCCAAAAAGCTTGGACGAACTGAAAAACATCGACACTAAAAAACTTTTAGTTCGCGGTTTATACAGAATTACCTTCACTACTTACAAAGTAGGCGAAGTTAAAGGTTCTTTCGTAGCTACTGTTGGAGTTCTTGGCCCTCCAGGTGTTCCAGGTCTTTCTCCTATTCTTCACGCAAACCCAGCTGAATTGCAAAAATTAGCTGTTGATGCAGAAGAAAAATTGAAAGCTGCAGTTGCTGGAGACAAGAAGTAA
- a CDS encoding oxidoreductase: MNHRVAIIAGGTGLVGGELVQELLIDPSWDKVYLLVRKPLGWTHSKLELILTDWEKLPEFPQGITDAFCTLGTTIGKAGSKENFKKVDFEYPLSFAKAAREKGVKSFFIVTALGADTNSFVFYNQVKGEVEEEISKLGFETFGIFRPSLLEGDRKEFRLGEKIGSKLAFLINPLLLGPLKKYRSIHAKTVAKSMLNLAWSGKKGKQIIESDQIQILGSSSARANLDSI, from the coding sequence ATGAACCATAGAGTTGCAATCATTGCAGGCGGAACGGGACTTGTTGGCGGAGAGCTTGTGCAGGAATTATTAATAGATCCATCTTGGGATAAGGTTTACCTTTTGGTTCGCAAACCTCTGGGATGGACCCATTCCAAATTGGAATTGATCCTTACAGATTGGGAAAAACTTCCTGAGTTTCCTCAAGGTATTACGGATGCATTTTGCACTTTAGGAACTACGATCGGCAAGGCAGGCTCTAAAGAGAATTTTAAAAAAGTGGATTTCGAATATCCATTAAGCTTTGCAAAAGCCGCAAGGGAGAAGGGCGTAAAATCTTTCTTCATAGTGACTGCACTCGGAGCGGATACGAATTCATTCGTATTTTATAACCAAGTTAAAGGAGAAGTAGAAGAGGAAATTTCAAAACTCGGTTTTGAAACTTTCGGGATTTTCAGACCTTCTCTTTTAGAAGGAGATCGAAAAGAATTCAGGTTGGGGGAGAAGATCGGATCAAAACTTGCCTTTTTGATCAATCCTCTGCTTTTAGGTCCTCTCAAAAAATACAGATCTATTCATGCAAAGACGGTAGCCAAGTCCATGTTGAACCTGGCTTGGTCCGGCAAAAAAGGAAAGCAGATCATAGAATCGGATCAGATACAGATATTGGGATCTTCTTCCGCAAGAGCGAATTTGGATTCTATTTAG
- a CDS encoding acyl-CoA dehydrogenase family protein, translating into MLENNYFLENEDLKQYFESLIDWEEIVEAFEQGFLDKKEYEKTGKEEFALAPGSKEEAVEFYRSVLESAGEIAGKEIAPFAQKMDSEGLIYEKGKVRFPKEMINAVNQVKEAGILPYSIGRKHGGLGLPCTVQAMLMEIFSRADGSVAIALGCMNLAETIERFGSKEMVESYVPKMAAGELCGAMALTEPNYGSDLPNLQTKAIKGEDGIWRITGAKRFITHGCGFNDKPSIILTLARTGSPTSGARGLSFFIVKSEDVEIAGIEKKMGLHCSPTCEVVYENTPGILIGEEGYGLVKYSMAMMNGARLSIAGQAMGIGAAAYYEAKKYADEREQFGKKIKNIPAVKKMLDLMDREILAMRSILQEASRSIDLYHWKSEKMKESGVDEREIKKEESIKKWEKLANLFTPLSKYYITEQANKIAFDALQIHGGAGYTYDYDISRIYRDVRITNIYEGTTQLQVVAAIGGIVTGLGAKGILRQYLDEEISNISASRELIENRKKLEESHTIYTSLENGTSKDEVAFELVESATRVIIGVILERGLKKLDGEAKAQRETLVHSYNLDSSAFLEYNKIRIQNKKEAVLV; encoded by the coding sequence ATGCTCGAAAATAATTACTTCTTAGAGAACGAAGACTTAAAACAATATTTCGAATCCTTAATAGATTGGGAAGAGATAGTAGAAGCATTCGAACAAGGTTTTTTAGACAAAAAAGAATATGAAAAGACCGGAAAGGAAGAATTCGCGTTAGCTCCGGGAAGTAAAGAAGAAGCAGTCGAATTTTACAGATCCGTACTAGAGTCTGCGGGTGAGATCGCAGGAAAAGAGATCGCTCCTTTCGCTCAGAAAATGGATTCAGAAGGTCTAATATACGAAAAAGGTAAAGTTCGTTTCCCTAAGGAAATGATAAACGCAGTCAATCAGGTCAAAGAAGCCGGAATTCTTCCTTATTCGATCGGACGTAAACATGGGGGTTTAGGATTACCTTGCACCGTACAGGCAATGCTTATGGAAATATTTTCCAGAGCGGATGGATCGGTTGCGATCGCTTTAGGATGTATGAACCTTGCAGAGACTATTGAAAGATTCGGTTCTAAAGAAATGGTAGAATCCTATGTGCCTAAAATGGCGGCCGGAGAACTTTGCGGAGCAATGGCGCTCACGGAGCCGAATTACGGATCAGATCTCCCAAACCTGCAAACAAAAGCGATCAAAGGAGAAGACGGGATCTGGAGGATCACCGGAGCGAAAAGATTCATCACTCACGGTTGCGGCTTCAATGATAAACCTTCCATTATTCTTACATTGGCAAGAACCGGAAGTCCGACAAGCGGTGCAAGAGGACTCTCCTTCTTCATCGTCAAAAGTGAAGATGTGGAGATCGCCGGAATTGAAAAGAAAATGGGACTACATTGTTCTCCGACTTGTGAAGTAGTCTACGAAAACACCCCAGGTATATTGATCGGAGAAGAAGGTTACGGACTCGTAAAATATTCCATGGCAATGATGAACGGCGCAAGACTTTCCATCGCAGGGCAAGCAATGGGGATCGGAGCGGCCGCTTATTATGAAGCCAAAAAATACGCGGATGAAAGAGAACAATTCGGTAAGAAGATCAAAAATATACCTGCGGTGAAAAAAATGTTGGATCTAATGGACAGAGAGATCCTAGCAATGCGTTCCATTCTCCAGGAAGCTTCCAGATCTATAGACCTTTATCATTGGAAATCGGAAAAAATGAAAGAGTCCGGTGTAGACGAAAGGGAGATCAAAAAGGAAGAAAGTATCAAAAAATGGGAGAAACTCGCCAATCTATTCACTCCATTATCTAAATATTATATTACGGAACAGGCAAATAAGATCGCATTCGACGCACTCCAAATCCACGGAGGAGCGGGATATACCTACGATTACGATATTTCCAGGATCTATAGGGATGTACGGATCACCAATATTTATGAAGGGACCACACAATTGCAGGTAGTAGCGGCAATCGGTGGAATTGTCACCGGACTTGGCGCAAAAGGGATCTTAAGACAATATCTGGACGAGGAAATATCTAATATCTCCGCCTCCAGAGAACTGATCGAAAACCGTAAAAAACTGGAAGAATCCCATACAATTTATACTTCTTTAGAGAATGGAACATCCAAAGACGAGGTTGCGTTCGAACTAGTGGAATCCGCAACAAGAGTTATCATAGGAGTGATCTTAGAAAGAGGCCTGAAAAAGTTAGACGGAGAAGCGAAGGCCCAAAGAGAAACTCTGGTTCATTCTTATAATCTGGATAGCTCGGCTTTCTTAGAATATAATAAAATCCGCATCCAAAATAAAAAAGAAGCAGTGTTGGTTTAA